One Mauremys mutica isolate MM-2020 ecotype Southern chromosome 9, ASM2049712v1, whole genome shotgun sequence DNA segment encodes these proteins:
- the RPS4X gene encoding 40S ribosomal protein S4, X isoform: MARGPKKHLKRVAAPKHWMLDKLTGVFAPRPSTGPHKLRECLPLIIFLRNRLKYALTGDEVKKICMQRFIKIDGKVRTDITYPAGFMDVISIEKTGEHFRLVYDTKGRFAVHRITAEEAKYKLCKVRKIFVGTKGIPHLVTHDARTIRYPDPLIKVNDTIQIDLETGKITDFIKFDTGNLCMVTGGANLGRIGVITNRERHPGSFDVVHVKDANGNSFATRLSNIFVIGKGNKPWISLPRGKGIRLTIAEERDKRLAAKQSSS, from the exons ATG GCTCGGGGTCCCAAGAAGCACCTGAAGCGTGTAGCAGCTCCAAAGCATTGGATGCTGGATAAATTGACAGGAGTGTTT GCTCCCCGTCCATCAACAGGTCCCCACAAATTGCGGGAATGCCTTCCACTCATCATCTTCCTTAGGAACAGACTCAAGTATGCCCTGACAGGAGATGAGGTCAAGAAGATCTGCATGCAGAGGTTCATCAAGATTGATGGAAAAGTCCGCACTGACATCACCTATCCTGCTGGCTTCATGG ATGTCATCAGTATTGAGAAGACAGGTGAGCACTTCCGTCTGGTATATGACACCAAGGGTCGTTTTGCAGTTCACCGCATCACAGCTGAAGAGGCCAAG TACAAGCTGTGCAAGGTGAGGAAGATATTTGTGGGCACTAAAGGAATCCCTCACCTGGTGACCCATGATGCCCGTACCATCCGCTACCCAGATCCCCTCATCAAGGTAAATGACACTATCCAGATTGACCTTGAGACTGGCAAGATCACAGACTTCATCAAGTTTGACACAG GTAACCTGTGTATGGTGACTGGTGGTGCTAACTTGGGCCGTATTGGTGTGATCACTAACCGGGAGAGACACCCAGGCTCGTTCGATGTGGTGCACGTGAAGGATGCCAATGGCAACAGCTTTGCCACCAGGCTCTCTAACATTTTTGTTATTGGCAAA GGTAACAAGCCATGGATCTCCCTGCCCCGTGGAAAGGGAATCCGTCTGACCATTGCTGAAGAGAGAGACAAGAGACTGGCAGCCAAACAGAGCAGCAGTTAA